One window of Alteromonas sp. LMIT006 genomic DNA carries:
- a CDS encoding carbon-nitrogen hydrolase, whose amino-acid sequence MSAQTVKIGVVQQAISGNDKQQNWAESAAQIRALAKDGAQCILLQELHSTLYFCQTEEVDVFDLAEPIEGEGHLFFGALAAELNIVLITSMFEKRATGLYHNTAVVYDCSADIAGIYRKMHIPDDPGFYEKFYFTPGDLGFTPIETSIGKLGVLVCWDQWYPEAARLMAMAGAQILFYPTAIGWDRNDSTDEQARQQDAWFTIQRAHAVANNVPVVVANRTGFETAPHGQSGIDFWGLSFVAGPQGEILAKASHDTPENLLVEVDLARSEQVKRWWPYFRDRRIDDYADLTKRWRD is encoded by the coding sequence ATGAGCGCACAGACAGTCAAAATCGGCGTCGTTCAACAAGCCATCAGTGGCAACGATAAACAGCAAAACTGGGCGGAATCTGCCGCGCAGATCAGAGCACTTGCCAAAGACGGGGCACAATGCATCCTGCTCCAAGAGCTACACAGCACCTTGTATTTTTGTCAGACTGAAGAAGTGGATGTGTTTGATTTGGCCGAGCCGATTGAAGGCGAAGGTCATCTTTTTTTTGGTGCCTTAGCCGCCGAGCTCAACATTGTGCTGATTACATCCATGTTTGAAAAGCGCGCCACTGGGCTTTATCACAACACAGCCGTTGTTTACGATTGTAGTGCTGACATTGCAGGCATTTATCGCAAAATGCATATCCCAGATGATCCTGGGTTTTATGAAAAGTTTTATTTTACTCCAGGTGATCTTGGCTTCACTCCAATCGAAACCTCCATTGGTAAACTTGGAGTACTAGTGTGTTGGGATCAATGGTATCCAGAGGCCGCGCGGTTAATGGCGATGGCTGGTGCACAGATTTTATTCTATCCCACGGCAATTGGTTGGGATCGCAACGATTCAACCGATGAGCAAGCTCGACAACAGGATGCGTGGTTTACGATCCAACGTGCCCATGCTGTGGCGAACAACGTACCGGTGGTAGTAGCAAACCGAACCGGATTTGAGACCGCACCGCATGGTCAAAGCGGCATAGATTTTTGGGGATTGAGTTTTGTCGCCGGACCTCAAGGCGAAATCTTAGCCAAAGCCTCTCACGACACTCCGGAAAACTTGTTGGTTGAAGTCGACCTCGCTCGCAGTGAGCAAGTTAAGCGCTGGTGGCCGTATTTCCGTGACCGTAGAATTGATGATTACGCTGACCTAACAAAAAGATGGCGCGACTAG
- a CDS encoding agmatine deiminase family protein produces the protein MRLLPEWVEQEAVILAWPHRDTDWAAWLARAQSTYQEIITEIIKRNAKVLLLCDPSEIEHVNSLYHDNADVHIIVAKYNDTWVRDYGFLTLADAQDPKRKHALEFEFNGWGQKFNATQDNQVNIKYLADLLQIPLYSEQCVVEGGALEIDADGTLLSTLFCLSNPKRNGDMSVEQYEQYFADVLGASRTVILEHGHLAGDDTDGHIDTLARFTPHLGIIYQGCENRPTDPHFSGLHALGAELQHHFPKHEIIDLPLPDVRAKDGERLPASYANFLILNGAVLAPVYQQPEDELAQAQLAKAYPNYDIVPIDCLVLVEQYGSLHCISMQVPTGVLHNNLFV, from the coding sequence ATGAGATTACTTCCAGAATGGGTCGAACAAGAAGCTGTCATTCTTGCTTGGCCGCACCGAGATACCGATTGGGCGGCATGGTTAGCTCGGGCGCAATCAACCTATCAAGAGATCATTACTGAGATAATCAAGCGCAACGCTAAGGTCTTGTTACTGTGCGATCCGAGTGAGATAGAACACGTCAATTCCCTATACCATGACAATGCAGACGTGCATATCATTGTGGCGAAATACAATGACACCTGGGTGCGTGATTATGGTTTTTTGACTCTAGCTGATGCGCAGGATCCCAAGCGCAAACACGCATTGGAATTTGAATTTAATGGCTGGGGGCAAAAATTCAACGCCACTCAGGACAATCAAGTTAACATCAAATACCTTGCTGATTTGTTACAGATCCCCTTGTATAGCGAACAGTGTGTTGTGGAAGGCGGTGCGTTAGAAATTGATGCTGATGGTACCTTGTTAAGTACCTTGTTTTGTCTCAGTAACCCAAAGCGTAACGGTGATATGAGTGTGGAACAGTATGAGCAATATTTTGCTGATGTACTGGGTGCCAGTCGCACGGTGATACTTGAGCATGGCCATTTGGCAGGGGATGATACTGATGGTCATATTGATACCTTGGCTCGATTCACACCGCATCTAGGGATCATTTATCAAGGCTGTGAAAATCGTCCAACTGACCCTCATTTTAGCGGATTGCATGCTCTTGGCGCTGAATTGCAGCACCATTTTCCCAAACATGAGATTATCGACTTACCTCTGCCTGACGTACGTGCCAAAGATGGTGAGCGCTTACCCGCTTCCTATGCGAATTTTTTAATTCTCAATGGCGCAGTCCTCGCACCTGTGTATCAACAACCAGAGGATGAACTGGCTCAAGCACAACTAGCCAAAGCCTATCCAAACTATGATATTGTCCCAATTGATTGCTTGGTATTAGTCGAGCAGTATGGCAGTTTGCATTGTATTTCGATGCAAGTGCCGACAGGTGTATTACACAACAACCTATTTGTTTAA
- the folM gene encoding dihydromonapterin reductase, which translates to MTDTILITGGAQRLGLAMALDLLAQSFRVIVTYRSERPALEELRQAGAETVRCDFARNEDITTLIQHISQTCESLRAIIHNASGWDAEKHTDDYPALLNKMMQVHVSAPYQLNLGLKKLLLAHPTGADIIHMTDYVQTKGSSKHIAYSASKAALHNLTLSFAQALAPQVKVNSIAPALLMFNEHDSDEYKARSLKKSLLEICPGAGEAVKAMNFLFASDFVTGQTMHLDGGRHLK; encoded by the coding sequence ATGACAGACACAATCCTCATTACTGGCGGTGCGCAACGGCTGGGACTTGCCATGGCCCTTGATTTATTGGCACAAAGTTTTCGAGTTATTGTTACATACCGCAGTGAACGCCCGGCTCTAGAGGAGTTGCGTCAAGCCGGTGCTGAGACGGTACGGTGCGATTTTGCTCGCAACGAAGATATCACCACGCTCATTCAGCACATCAGTCAAACTTGTGAGTCATTACGCGCTATTATTCACAACGCCTCTGGTTGGGATGCCGAAAAACATACGGATGATTATCCAGCACTGCTAAACAAGATGATGCAGGTGCATGTCAGCGCGCCCTATCAGCTCAACTTAGGCCTTAAAAAATTGCTTTTAGCCCACCCCACTGGCGCAGATATCATACACATGACGGATTATGTGCAAACCAAAGGGTCGAGTAAACACATCGCCTATTCTGCTTCAAAAGCCGCGTTACACAATCTAACACTTTCCTTTGCCCAGGCCTTAGCGCCACAAGTAAAAGTAAATTCTATTGCACCTGCATTACTCATGTTTAACGAACACGATAGCGATGAGTACAAAGCGCGATCTCTCAAAAAATCTTTACTCGAAATCTGCCCTGGTGCCGGTGAGGCGGTCAAAGCGATGAATTTTTTATTTGCCAGTGATTTCGTTACAGGTCAAACTATGCACCTAGACGGCGGTAGACATTTAAAATAA